The genomic region aatcacggtagcaatttataaatattttgaaagagtaatGAAAATACTACATATAAAATTTTGTGGGAAGCATCTAAAGCTATTCTTAGAGGGAAAATTATAGCCTGCATGCATAtgttagaaaagaggaaaggttgaaaataaatgaactaaacagttgctattctttctctattgttttaaaattgactTTACAAAGCCAAGCTATTTTTGATAGCTTGAAGTAACTTCAAATACTTATGAATGCAagccattaacagatgaatggataaacaaaatgtggtctatccatacaataaaatattattcagccataaaaaagaagtgACGTGCTggtgcatgctacaacatgaatgaaactggaagacattaggttgagtgataaaagccagacactaaaggacaaatgtatgatttctcttaaattaaatacttaaaataaacaaattcatagagacagaaagcagaatagtggttcccAGGCATGGGTGGAGGTGGAGGGTAGTGGAGAGTTATTACtcaatgagtatgagttttggtttgggataatgaaaattgtctggaaatagatagtggtaaaagttacacagtattgtcaatgtactaaatgtcacagaattgtccatttaaaatggttaaaatgattttttgttcccatcaacaatgtatgaACTTCTTCGTGGATGGtttctgtcaaattcttttttttttttttcttgtaaatgcTCCttactttcctatttctttgtatgttaaatttttttttgttgagaactggacattctgagtatttaTGTCGGGAGCTACAGGACACATTCCTCCTACAAAAATAGCtggtggacaggcagaaactgtcttaATTGTTCTGGGGCTTTGGAGGAGAGAGGAGCATCGTAAAACATTCAGGAGGGAGTGggacaaggagactgagaagctgcAAAAAAAAACCTGAGTAAATTGCTCCAGTGGCAGTAGCTTGCACCCAACCCCCTAGCCTTGAGGCTTGCCTTGGGTACAGTCTAGCTGGCTGCTGTGGATGGAGAGGGGAGTGAAGGCCTTCCTCCCCAGAACAGTGTGGGGACACAGACGAGTGCTGAGTGTGGCTTCGGACTGGTGAGTTTGAACTGCTGGGTTCCAGCTCTGAGTCATGGTTCTAGCATGCCCAGAACAGGAATCCTAATGGCCATTGTTTCAATACTGCCTGATGGAGGTTAAAAAAACATACTTCCTCCTTAGGGATGTAGGAAAAGGTTTgccaaagagtgccatctgctgctcaggccaggaaagtgcagcttcagggagccaaaatttaaaagaaggcTTTTTGGAATCTTTCCTGACTCCCTCCCCAGAGCCTTTGGGAACAGTCTGTACCtgcttcatgggtccctggccttacttcctttcttttcttttctctttttagcaGTCTGTAATATGAAAGCAAGAGATATTGTTTACAACAAATGcaaatgttgaattttttttaattaaaaatttttattagagaaattgtgggtttacagaacaatcaggcttaaaatacaggattcccatatatcacctcaccaccaacactttcattggtgtggaaaatctgttacaattgatgacaatacttttttgtaattctactatttttaagagttgttacatttgttacaattgaagaaagattattaaagtagcactgtaactattgtccatagtttacatagtggtattttctcccatattcccaacctatttttttcatgcatgttattttattactcatctacccacacactggataaaaggagtgtcagtcacaaggtgtTTACAATtgcatggtcacatgataaaagctatatagttatacaatcattatcaaagatcaaggctactggattacaattcaacaatttcatgtatttcctcctggttattctaatacactagaaactaaagagaaatatctatataatgagtcagtagtcataatcatttgttaaatcctaatttctcagttatacctcctccctctcatttgatcattctctcaatctttggggatatctgggcaatgaacattttaacttcttcatgctggaaattATGAAGGTAgaaggtagaggaatgaaactatggggaagaggaatgaaaatggttgcttttcttggagagactggtacctctgggtttcaggccttatctggcataggaatgaTTTGGAGGgcttaagtttctggaaaaaaataaacataggaagttaaacttttatagaatcttagatagggtattctttagggttttcaggaatgctgttggttggggcttggcacactgtcctggccctgttttgatcagttaaacatgaacaattctgaagttttaaaataagttgaaccaagtgtcaacaaagagccttaacacaaagctaatcaacaataaaaccctaggcaagagagagaaactgaccatcAGAGTAAATGCATCAGGATAATCAGATGCCttgacaccagcaaaaaattacaagccatagtaagaaacaggaagatatggcataGTCAATGAACcaatttaaaaagtcagaggagacacagaatttggagcaactaatcaatgatgttcaaacaaatctcctaaattaattcaaggagataaaggaaaatatgactaaagacataaaggatatttagaagacactgggtgagcataaatttaaaagcatgcaaagaaaaaatagcagaacttatgggaatgaaagacacaatagatgagaaaaaaaagtacactggaagaagacagaagaagatggcagcatagagaggagtggaagctagtttgcccccctggaacaactaatagacaaccaggaacaactagtaaataatctggaattactgcagggggacaaacgtgaccatccactcatcatacaccaacctgaattgggaggaatgcccaagattgcagtataaaatctgtaagtaaaatctgcagatccaagctgggagccccctcccctgcctcacagtgctagagagcagcactctctgagcaactgaatatagttcagctgagctccaactgggctttaaattaacaagcatggactgctcaatacaagctataaatccccaacaagcagacagaagcttttggtgatgactgaccttggagagccagagggtggctgcagactggccctgaagggggctttctgtcccttttttggctcagtggagaaagcctcagtcattttcagttcccagtgctcggACCCAGACAAgcgtggagacagcacaggcagagtctattcaaatgctaatgacctttctctaggggtctatcttccctaagaggaaagaggtggggcccagctctactacccgccttccattcagaaccagaccccagagcctggggaaaaatagccatgggccacaccacctaacaccagtctggagttacaggctgacaggcgccacctgttgggcagaaaagcacagtgacttgaggcctcacagggtgcaccaatcttctaagacaccttCAGGGAGATGTGacttataaaagccaaaggataaaatggttgaagtaaataaTGTATTtgcaataataacattgaatttttttcacttttaacaagattattttatttgtacAATCCACTATaaactttttcaagattgttcaCTTACTTATCAAGAAAGTTTTCACTGTATTCATTTAACAAGAACAATGCCAACCTACATGTCACTACCCATCAAACTCCAAGCGTTTAactcaaagacaaacaaaaaagtgCTTGGGGcactgaaaggaaagagaaaaaggctaAAAAAGACCAACAGAGATACTTTACAAGTAGTTAAAAGGGGTTGGTTGGGGAAAATTAGATTCCTGAGCACCATCAGGGTTTCCTTAAGGTTCATAGGGGTTTTacaaaatcctttttaaaagacatgaaattaGAACTAAGGAATCAGAGGAACCTGCACTTTTGGATATTAAGCAGATTATCAAAGTTCCTAGATTGGCAGAAAAGGCGAGAAAAGGAGGGTGAGAGAACGTGGAAATAGGAAACAGAGAGCagacaaagagagacagacaggaagagagaaagaaagttgTACCTAGAAGAAATGAAGTTTGGAACTTGTCATGAATTAAAGAGTGAAAGCCATAGTCACAAGTCTGGGAGATGGACTACAAGAAGAGAAAGGCTGGAATTTTACACCTGCCAGATGGTGAAGATAAATCCTAAAGTTGTGCAGTGGCAGGCAGTGAGGTGTACCCTAGACTGAGCCATGTGTTTTGTAAGAAGACATTGCCACCCTTCCTTGACTAATTATCCTCTATACTGCTACTCTGAAAGCATGTATGTCCAGAGTGCAGCCACCCCAGCAGGTCAAATGCCTGCAGGCAATTCAGAAGGGCTCCAAGCCAAATGGTTTGTAGAAATCGAGATTCAACTAATGCTACTGTCAAGTGAAGAAACAACAGAACCAGTTTCAGTTTTCTCCCATACATTTTTAGTCTCGTAAAGCCAAACCATTCTGATCACTCTTAATAAGCTGGTATTGCCAAATACTGTACAAGCAAACATAGGCTGACCATGATCAAAGCCCAAATTTTTCCTGAGCCTCAACTGCCTCTGTGATTTGGAACACAGCAAGCAGTATGGAAGTTATTATGATTACTTAGTTTCTGGAGGGGAAAATGGGGATCAAAAACTGCCTAACCATATATCTAACTAAACAAGAGAGATGAAATTGGCTAATTTCATTAGCTGTTCAGAATCCCTCTTATCAAAAAGTTATAACCTTCAGACTAAGCAAAACAGGATTCTGCTACTCAGATGTGCTGAGTCTAAGAAGCCCTGGTATTATTTAGtcagttttatttccattttctcagcCACTTCAGCCTAAGACTGCTCTGCCCACCAAGGAAAAGCTTCACGTTAACGTGTACCACCTTCCAAGGTgcctccatctccccatcccGTTCAATTGTccatcttctcctcctccttctgttcTTCCAGCCTTTCCTCATCTTCATCATTGTCTCATCCCTGCTCTTGTCTTGCTCTTCTGAATCTGTCTTTTTGTCTCTGTCCTTCTTTTGCTCTGaagcttccttcttgcctttctGCTCCCACCTGTATGCATCCAGGGCTTCTTTTAGGGGGGCAGTGAACTGCTGGAACTCCAGCTCTTCCATGGCCAACAGCACATCACTGGCATTCAGAGTCTTGTGCTTCCCTTTCATAGCAAAATTGTTGGCACACGAAGTGGCGTACAGTACACAGACGCTGGCGGCGTGGGAGATAGCGCTCCGGGCTCCTTGGAGATGTTGACACCTTCTGGGAGTGCCTCCTTGATGATTCTGGTGATGACAGCATTAGGCAGGTTTAGGTCCTCAGACGTCTCCACCATGGCTGCCACAGGGGCCCATATCTCCGCCTCAGATCTCCTCAGGACGCACCGGAGTCCAGGCTTCCCGCTTCTCTCTGCTCTGACCCAACATTGAATGTTAAgggattaaactttccaatcaaaagacacagattgccagaatggattttaaaaatgatccatctatatgctatctgaAGAGACTtactttagacccaaggatacaaataggttgaaagtgaaatgctggaaaaagatattccctgcaaacagtaaccaaaaaagagctggggtagctatactgatgtcagacaaaatagactttattttttttattgtgaactttatcatatatacctaacagtgataactttcaaagtatgattttacaagttgttagagagcagatttcaaagaatgtcatgggtcacagttccacaacttcagccatttccattattgtaaaatataacatacatgcagaaagctgccatctctcgatgtacagctcgaCAAGCAgccataggtaatttcaaaaattgttatgggttacagttccacactttcagttctttccttattatgcaatacaaggtaaatacagaaaggtgaagaccttcaaggcacaattcaacgagcagctatagagcaaatcccaaaggatgctgtaGGCGACagctccaccatgtcatttagctccttccagccattccaacaccccagcatccaaaaaagtATACATAATAAAAAAGGTTTCAGTATCTGTAGACCTTTGTTCaacattatcttgtttgttgctacccctccctcttgtttgctcactgtctcagtcttcaggggtgtctaggcagttaCCACccaaacttgttcatattgaaagggagtgttgacagtatggggaggaaggctgcatctgatagttgatcttaaagaggctgtgcCCTCTGAggtttaggacttgtctggtataggaacactctggaggatatgTTTTTGAAAGGTAAAACTTAGTGAGtacatcttttatagaatatcaggtagggacctaggtatttggggactacttttggtaagggcatggcatactgtggccaatTGGGATGTCTACCTGGAACtttcataagagaaacctccaggatagactcttgactccatttggggTCTCCCAGCCACAGTGACCTCAGCTtgctacctttcttttttccccttttggtcaagtaggcattttcagtccctcactgctagggccaggctcattcctgggagtcatgtcccatgtcaccagggagattcattccccggggagtcatgtccctcttcaggggggtggggtgcaaagtagactttaaatgcaaaatgattataagagacaaagaaggacattatatattaataaaaggggaaacccaccaagaagaaatcataaatatttatgcacctaactagggtgccccaaaatacatgaggcaaacactggcaaaaccgaatggagaaacagatgtctctacaataatagttgaagattttaatacaccactcttgtcaatagatagaacatctagacataggatcaataaggaaaaagataacttgaataatacaatacattaactaGACCCattagacatatacagaacactgtaccCCAGAACAGCAGGGtatactttcttctcaagtgcttatggatcattctccaggatagaccacatgttgggacaAGAACAGGTATCAATacagtagcacattatggtgagaataactaatagtgctgaatggtgtgtgaatgtggtggaaacgggaagctcagagtcacgtatgtcaccagaagaaaagttggaggttaaaagatgggactgtataaaacagtgaatcttgtgatggacaatgtccatgaataactgtacaaatattagaaatctctttcatgaactagaacaaatgtatgacactataactagaagttaataatagaggggtatatagggaaaatatacctattgcaaactgtgtactacaattagtagtattttaacattctttcatcaacagtaacaaatgtactataccaatactatgagtcaataatagagggcaTTGAGTAgaggtatggaaggatttgagttttcttttttatttttatttcttttctggagtaatgaaatgttctaaaattggaaaaaaaattaattgtggtgatgaatgcgcaactatataatggtattgtgaacaattgattgtatactttggatgattgtatgatatgtgaacaatctcaataaaattgaatttaaaaaagaacaggtgtcaataaatttaaaaagattgaaattatgcagttttcagcttcattccattatgattagaGAAACTAGAGTTTCTactaataatggaatgaagctgaaaatcaataacagaagagaattggaaaattcacaaatatatggaggttaaacaacacactcaagagatcagagggtcaaagaagaaatctcaaaagaaattgagatgaataaaaacaagaacaaaacatatcaaaacttatggaatgcagcacaggcagtgctgagaggaaaatttatagtcctacatgcctacattaaaaaagaaagagctaaaatcaaagacctaactgcacacccaGAATAACTAGAATAAGGATGCAAACTAGCCCtgaagcaaaaaggaaagaaataacaaagattagagcagaaataaatgaaattgagaataaaagaacaatagagagaatcaacaaaaccgaaGTTGATTCTTCgagaaggtcaataaaattggcaaaaccttagctagactgacaaaggagaaaagagagaagatgcaagtaAAATCAGAATTTAGTGGGGGGTCATTGttaccccatagaaataaaaaaagtaataagaggatactatgaacatctgtgtgccaacaaactagaaaacttagatgaaatggacaatttcctagaaatacatgaacaacctacaccaactttagaagaaacagaagacctcaacaaaccagtcacaagtaaagagattgaatcagtcatcaaaaacctcccaagaaagagaagcccaggaccagatgccttcacaggtgaattccaccaagcattccaagaaaattaataccagtcctgctcaactcttccaaaaaattgaagaggagggaacactccctaattcttTCTacaaggccaatatcaccctcataccaaagccagacaaagataccacaagaaaacaaaattatacaccaatttgtctaatgaatatagatgcaaaaatcctcagaaaAAACTTGTAAACCTAATCctgcagcatattaaaagaattatgcactataatcaagtgggttttatccaaggtatgcaaggctggttcaacacaagaaaatcaattaatgtaatacaccacatcaacaaaccaaagagaaaaaccacatgatcatctcatttgatacataaaaggtatttgacaaaatccaacatcctttcttgataaaaacactttgaaagataggaatagaagaaaacttcctcaacatgctaaagggcatatatgaaaaatccacagataacatcatactcaatggtgaaaggttgaaaactttccctctaagatctggaacaagacaaggattcccactgtcatcattgttattcagcattgtgctggaatttctagctagagcaattagacaagaaaatgaaataaaaagcttccaaattggaaaggaagaaataaaactttccctgtttacagatgacatgatcctatatgtagaaagtcctgaaaaatctacaacaaagctactagagctaataaacaagttcagcataGTGGCGGGAtagaagatcaacatgcagaatcagtagtgtttctatacagtagtaaggagcaatctgaggatgaaataaaggaaaaatttccatttacaatagcaagcaaATAAttgaatatctaggaataaatttaaccaaggatgtagaggaTCTATAcgcagaaaactgcaaaacatttctaaaagaaatcaaggaagacctagaTGGaaggacatcctgtgttcatggattggaagactaaatatagttaagatttcaattttacccaaactgatttacagattcaatgcaaaaccaatcaaagtcccaacaacttattttgcagaaatagaaagaacaataatcacatttatttggaagggcaaggtgccccaaatagctaaaaacatcttgagaaagaaaaatgaagttggaattCTCATATttcatgactttaaagcatattacaaagctacagtggtcaaaacagcatggtactggcataaagacaaatataCTGACCCAAAgaaccaaattgagagttcagaaataggccctttcatctatgaccaactgatttttattttattttatttatttatttattttttttaatcttcattttattgagatatattcacataccacgcagtcatacaaaacaaatcgtacattcgattgttcacagtaccattacatagttgtacattcatcacctaaatcaatccctgacaccttcattagcacacacacaaaaataacaagaataatacttaaagtgaaaaagagcaattgaagtaaaaaagaacactgggtacctttgtctgtttgtttccttcccctatttttctactcatccatccataaactagacaaaatggagtgtggtccttatggctttcccaatcccattgtcacccctcataagctacatttttatacaactgtcttcgagattcatgggttctgggttgtagtttgatagtttcaggtatccaccaccagctaccccaattctttagtacctaaaaagggttgtctaaagtgtacgtaagagAAACGAGAGGCGCAGGTCTGGGGCCGGCGGCAGCGTAGCCCGTAGCCTCTCCCAGTCCGGGCTCTCAGTCGGCGAACCCGCCTCCAGAAGCTGGGCGGGTGTCAACGCCGAGTCCATGATCACTGAGGCGGCTTCCTCGGCCTTGGTCGTCAGGGCCTCAGGCCTGACCGCGGCCTCTGGCTCCTACCAAGTCTTCTGCAAGGGACTCTCCCGCACTCTGCTTGCCTTCTTCGACTTGGCCTGGCAGCTGTGCATGAACTTCCCATACTTCTACGTCGCGGGCTCCGTGATCCTCAACATCCGCTTGCAGGTACACTTTTAGAGCCCTGATTAAATTGCAGGCGTGATGGCGGACCCACCCGAGGCCTCACAGCTAACTGGAGCTACTCCCAGTTACCCCCGGGAAGCCCTGTGGTCTCGCGATATTCCCAGGCGGCTTTGCTCTCCTGATGGTCGCGGATTGCTTGCTGGGAGGAGAAAGGAGTTATGCGATTCCGGAAGAAGAGAATTTAAATTAAGACCCACGGAAATATTTAAGAAGACGAGCAACCTTAAAATAGAAACAGGAGAAATTTAAGGATGTGACAAAGGGCAGAGGATGCATTATAAAAACGGAAGGCTGCtaaactttttagaaaaaaattttttatgtgTGCAAGAAACTCATGGTCCAAACCATAAGGAAACCAGTACACTTCAGGAATTTTGGATTGTTTTGTAAGTAATACAGTgaatgaggaagaagaggaagagattaAGGGTACGATGTGGTAGCATTACATTTCTTCATCCCACAAGAGTAAATATCAACAATCAAACTTCAGGTGAAAAACAAACCTGTACCGGAGAGGCATTCTCCAAATACCAAGCAAAGTAAAATGCTGCGGGATATCTAACAATGGTGGTACTGCAAGAAAGTGAACTCTATTTCATTGTCCCTATGAATAAGGTTGTTTCAAGGACTATGTCAAGACCTTGGAACCTGAGAGAAGGGCATGCAGTCATAGTACAAAGTTTGGCTGTTCAGTGAATCATATTTAATCATAATAATGTAAGTGCTgtttatgtttttatcttttaaggGACTACTTAATTATGGTTACAAAGTAGAATGCAAATGTTATCAGCTTGATAATGTAAAAGGTTAGGGTTTGCAAGTGGAGATATTAATGGGGGAGGAGAAAGTAAATGGAATGATAGTGGCCTCCTTATGAAGTGGGAAGTTAAGAGGTACTGTTTGTTGTTGAAGGAAGACATGTTATATTACTTAAACGGTAGCCACAAAGTCTAAAGTGGTATATAGCTTTATTAAAGAGAGAGGAGGGTAGGAAAAAATAGCATGAAATCAACTGGAAATGCCTAAAGATGGAGAGTTCAGTTGGGAtgtctcaaaaagaaaaattgttaatAGTACTTCATGCATTTGAATGTACAAATAGATTTTTAGTTTTCAAAGAGTGCCGAGGTTACTTAATTATGTGTAGATTTAacacatgaagaaaacaaaactgagacGATTGTGAACTCCAGAAGTTAAAAGTTGTTAATGAACAACACTGCAGACCTCAACTGTGGATAAAACTAGTCATATAAAATTGGCCATTATTTTGTAAACACTGAATATTGATTTAACAAGAAATGATTATATAACATTGGGGAAAAGGAGAGGGTGTTACATTATTTTGTAAACACTGAATATTGATTTAACAAGAAATGATTATATAACATTGGGGGAAAAGGAGAGGGGTGAGGTGTATATGTAATTAGGGAGAGTCAATCAAAACCTAATATAAAAAACCATCCAGAAAAGTACTATAGACATGGTATTTAGAAAAATGGAGGTAACTACAATAAGAAATAGCCAAGATAAATGTGGTTGTCTTTGGAGAAAGGAAATCAGAGGTAGACAGAAAAAGCAGAGCAAAGCTGTATTTCACTACCAGTCTAATggtattgtttgatttttttttaactacttatatgtatttctttgagtaaagttaatttaaataaatttcgtTTTTTAAAATTCCCCAGATGATTAAAAGTATACACCACTGGTTAAGATCCACCTAAAATTAGAATGGGATTGAAGTTTTAAATCAGGCAGTTCTCTGTTAAAATACAAACTAGTTTCCTGGCCTTAAGTAAGTCTATTTATCTACCTAATCTTTGGTTTCTTAAACTGTTAAATGAGAGTAAAAATACCCACCTTGAAAGGTCAGTTTGAGATTTATAAATGTCTGTCTTAGTGCTGGATATATACACATAAGCATTATATGTTGTAACAGAATATAACATTAAgatgtgaataaaacttaaaacagacaaaaaaaaaaaataaaaataaaataaagtgtacgtaagagtgcccaccagagtgacctcttggctccttttggaatctctctgccactgaagcttatttcatttcctttcacatcccccttttggtcaagaagatgttctccgtcccacgatgccgggtctacattcctctccgggagtcatattccacgttgccggggagattcactcccctaggtgtttgatcccacgtagtggggagggcagtgatttcacctttcatgttggcttagccagagagagagggccacatctgagcaacaaagaggcattcaggaggaggctcttaggcacagttatagggaggcctagcatctcc from Choloepus didactylus isolate mChoDid1 chromosome 1, mChoDid1.pri, whole genome shotgun sequence harbors:
- the LOC119529364 gene encoding small integral membrane protein 10-like protein 1, whose translation is MITEAASSALVVRASGLTAASGSYQVFCKGLSRTLLAFFDLAWQLCMNFPYFYVAGSVILNIRLQVHF